One Helianthus annuus cultivar XRQ/B chromosome 12, HanXRQr2.0-SUNRISE, whole genome shotgun sequence genomic region harbors:
- the LOC110942692 gene encoding FK506-binding protein 3-like — protein MKDVEVEVNTTNIKVNLAIVPTLLFTVVGKPKDVVYSEEVSLRRIEVEHQRLKAKLKKFEVVDDYEELNEWFGDDDDEDHQDDRDDKDDKDDKDDKGNDDEDGAGGASNVKSSEKGDIVENWTRESMLESLDMENDKFKFNIEEEIPPTLDREYAFKFVNEADNFDDVVIEEGSDSDQDVPFHYTGLDDDFPTFDELFRSHNEDELQRKVSEKIATNDIPKTISKEDLREEKKRWFRQCQKKGSSNGL, from the exons ATGAAGGATGTAGAGGTTGAGGTCAATACAACAAATATTAAGGTGAATCTTGCTATTGTTCCTACATTGTTGTTTACTGTGGTTGGTAAGCCGAAGGATGTGGTTTATAGTGAAGAGGTTAGCCTTAGAAGAATTGAAGTTGAACATCAACGACTTAAAGCCAAGTTGAAAAAGTTTGAAGTTGTTGATGATTATGAAGAATTGAATGAATGGTTTGGTGATGATGACGATGAAGATCACCAAGATGATAGAGACGATAAAGATGACAaagatgataaagatgataaaggaaatgatgatgaagatggtgcTGGTGGTGCTTCGAATGTGAAATCATCAG AAAAGGGAGATATAGTAGAAAACTGGACTAGGGAGTCCATGTTGGAAAGTTTGGATATGGAAAATGATAAGTTCAAGTTTAACATCGAAGAAGAAATTCCACCAACTCTTGATCGTGAGTATGCGTTCAAATTCGTAAATGAGGCAGATAATTTTGATGATGTGGTCATTGAGGAGGGATCAGATTCTGACCAGGACGTTCCATTCCATTATACTGGTCTAGATGATGATTTTCCTACCTTTGATGAGTTGTTTCGGTCGCATAATGAAGATGAACTTCAAAGGAAAGTTTCTGAGAAGATTGCTACCAATGATATTCCAAAGACTATTTCTAAAGAAGATCTTCGAGAAGAAAAGAAGAGATGGTTTAGGCAATGCCAGAAGAAAGGAAGTTCAAACGGCCTTTAA